One genomic window of Mercenaria mercenaria strain notata chromosome 2, MADL_Memer_1, whole genome shotgun sequence includes the following:
- the LOC123562942 gene encoding putative macrophage stimulating 1-like protein encodes MKYTVLLQMCCILLFLCTQIVKLAMVTFTDYYKEDLFADMLCFSSAAKLTGIFPVLTKCAQKCSRTDGCLSFFYGKMSLECYIVYAVLTSRTGCVSKPGSSYYLRQADNFCYKYTQEDINKMDQSSVSEKSICESYPFHVHSLGNNQAYRGCSGCSCCQWKGCANGWYSRDYNGTWSQTKYGRTCQRWDSQTPHDHSRNSPSGFPVDKSVYDAHNYCRNPDYESGGLWCYTEDPSVRFEYCDIPKC; translated from the exons ATGAAATATACCGTGTTATTACAAATGTGTTGCATACTTCTTTTTCTATGCACCCAAATAGTAAAGTTAGCCATGGTTACATTCACGGATTACTACAAGGAAGATTTGTTTGCTGATATGCTTTGTTTCTCGTCTGCAGCAAAGTTAACTGGCATATTTCCTGTACTCACGAAATGTGCGCAGAAATGTTCGCGGACAGACGGATGCCTCAGTTTCTTCTACGGTAAAATGAGCTTAGAATGTTACATCGTGTATGCGGTTTTAACTTCCCGAACTGGATGTGTGTCAAAACCTGGttcaagttactatctcagaCAAG CTGATAACTTTTGTTACAAATACACTCAAGAGGACATCAACAAAATGGACCAGTCATCGGTATCGGAGAAGAGTATATGTGAGAGTTATCCGTTTCATGTACACTCGCTGGGCAACAATCAGGCGTATCGCGGCTGTAGTGGATGTTCGTGTTGCCAATGGAAAG GATGTGCCAATGGTTGGTACTCTCGTGATTACAATGGTACTTGGAGTCAGACCAAATATGGACGTACATGTCAACGCTGGGATTCACAGACCCCACATGATCACTCTCGGAACTCGCCATCTGGGTTTCCAGTGGATAAAAGTGTGTACGATGCCCACAACTATTGCAGAAATCCGGATTATGAAA GCGGTGGTTTGTGGTGCTACACAGAGGATCCATCTGTACGATTCGAGTATTGTGACATACCGAAATGTTAA